One segment of Ignavibacteria bacterium DNA contains the following:
- the nosD gene encoding nitrous oxide reductase family maturation protein NosD translates to MRFIATIIVSLLALNVSAHSFRAYTSGTTTLRSVLASAHEGDTILVMPGVHNGSDFLVTKRLTIIGKQGAAVDARSKGGSIFIVTADGVAFRSLTIRNVAMSYVDDNAAIKVMKRSGIDIDGCRIENGFFAIYLSNSANCRIANNTIIGTMRDESASGNGIHAWTCRNILVTGNTIVGHRDGIYFEFMRRGTVLNNHSERNARYGLHFMFSDSCSYHNNIFGANGAGVAVMYTKNIEMIGNTFRNNWGPTSYGLLLKDITDGHLDGNHFEHNSIAIHGEGASRILIENNTFIRNGYGFRILGGCEDNTVVHNTFDGNTFDVTTNTRESYNYFRNNYWSGYEGYDLNRDGIGDVPYHPVRLYSLLVEQLPSSVILMHTAFISMLDLAERIVPTVTPETLVDDKPLMKPLNKRP, encoded by the coding sequence ATGAGATTCATCGCAACGATCATCGTCTCCCTTCTTGCCCTCAACGTATCGGCACATTCCTTCCGTGCCTATACGTCGGGGACAACAACCTTGCGTTCTGTATTGGCGTCTGCGCATGAAGGAGACACCATACTCGTCATGCCGGGTGTTCACAATGGTAGCGACTTTCTTGTTACCAAGCGCCTCACGATCATCGGTAAGCAGGGGGCTGCCGTGGATGCACGATCCAAGGGCGGTTCCATCTTCATCGTCACGGCTGATGGCGTGGCCTTTCGTTCCCTTACCATCCGCAACGTGGCCATGAGCTACGTAGATGACAATGCGGCCATCAAGGTGATGAAGCGCTCGGGGATCGACATCGATGGGTGTCGGATCGAGAATGGATTCTTTGCCATCTACCTCAGTAACTCCGCCAATTGCCGTATCGCGAACAACACCATCATCGGCACCATGCGCGATGAGTCCGCATCCGGTAATGGCATCCACGCTTGGACCTGCAGGAACATCCTTGTTACCGGGAACACCATCGTTGGCCATCGAGACGGCATCTACTTCGAATTCATGCGTCGAGGAACGGTCCTCAACAACCATAGCGAACGCAATGCCCGGTATGGCCTGCACTTCATGTTCTCGGACTCCTGCTCCTATCACAACAACATCTTTGGCGCCAATGGGGCCGGTGTAGCGGTGATGTACACCAAGAACATCGAGATGATCGGCAACACCTTCCGGAATAACTGGGGTCCAACCTCGTACGGACTGTTGCTCAAGGACATCACAGACGGACATCTCGATGGCAATCATTTTGAACACAACAGCATTGCCATTCACGGAGAAGGGGCTAGTCGGATCCTTATCGAGAACAACACGTTCATCCGAAATGGATATGGCTTCCGCATCCTCGGCGGATGTGAGGACAACACCGTTGTTCACAACACATTCGATGGCAACACCTTTGACGTAACGACCAATACACGCGAGTCCTACAACTACTTCCGCAACAACTACTGGAGCGGCTATGAGGGATATGATCTCAACCGCGACGGAATAGGCGACGTACCGTATCACCCTGTGCGATTGTATTCGTTGCTGGTTGAGCAGCTCCCCTCGTCCGTGATCCTGATGCACACAGCATTCATTTCCATGCTTGACCTGGCTGAGCGAATCGTTCCTACGGTAACACCGGAAACGCTGGTTGATGACAAGCCCCTTATGAAACCACTCAACAAGCGACCATGA
- a CDS encoding cytochrome c, whose protein sequence is MKTTLYSKLLGLSLMLLMAAGLVACSQDNGDKKEEAPSFMETQQEKKTYGKIQKVDVGPNIDATMSKAGKETFEVKCTACHKYDERYVGPALGKVTERRTPEYIMNMILDTETMIENDDTVKCLLQEFMMKMPNQSVDEKDARSVLEHLREHAATAK, encoded by the coding sequence ATGAAAACAACTCTCTATAGCAAGCTACTTGGCCTCTCGCTAATGCTGCTTATGGCAGCAGGCCTGGTTGCTTGTTCGCAAGACAACGGAGACAAGAAGGAAGAAGCCCCTTCCTTTATGGAAACTCAGCAGGAAAAGAAGACCTACGGCAAGATCCAGAAGGTAGATGTGGGTCCGAACATCGATGCCACGATGTCAAAGGCAGGCAAGGAGACATTTGAAGTGAAATGTACGGCCTGCCACAAGTACGACGAACGGTATGTAGGCCCTGCGTTGGGAAAAGTTACTGAGCGTCGGACACCGGAGTACATCATGAACATGATCCTCGATACCGAGACCATGATCGAGAACGATGACACGGTGAAGTGTCTGCTTCAAGAGTTCATGATGAAGATGCCAAATCAAAGTGTTGATGAAAAGGATGCTCGCAGTGTTCTCGAACACCTCCGCGAACATGCTGCTACAGCGAAATGA
- a CDS encoding nitrous oxide reductase accessory protein NosL, producing the protein MKTLVIISILACTLLVTACSEPEPRDIAYGSDQCASCRMGITDQKFGSEIVTKTGKTYMFDSPECMIEWAEGGSVQKSDIHSYWVTDFLQPGSLIEARTACYLESDMIHSPMGMNVAAFRDQHACERARVNFVGKVRTYDDVVQLVND; encoded by the coding sequence ATGAAAACACTCGTCATCATCTCGATCCTCGCATGTACACTTCTTGTTACCGCGTGCTCTGAACCAGAACCAAGGGACATCGCCTACGGCAGTGACCAATGTGCGTCCTGCCGAATGGGCATCACTGACCAGAAGTTCGGCTCAGAGATCGTTACCAAGACCGGAAAGACCTACATGTTCGATTCGCCGGAATGTATGATCGAGTGGGCTGAAGGGGGCTCCGTGCAGAAGTCTGATATCCACTCATATTGGGTCACTGACTTCCTCCAACCCGGAAGCCTGATCGAAGCTCGCACGGCATGTTATCTCGAAAGCGACATGATCCACTCCCCAATGGGAATGAACGTGGCTGCCTTCCGTGATCAACATGCCTGCGAGCGCGCTCGGGTAAACTTCGTGGGCAAGGTTAGAACGTATGATGACGTTGTTCAGCTCGTGAACGACTGA
- a CDS encoding DUF542 domain-containing protein translates to MVTIQSPISEILRDSPKSVGVFHRLGIDYCCGGKTPLNEACQDRGIDASDVLREVLSITDGEAFGNLHADLWSTDFLVSFIVANHHSFLRTVLPLAIGQMSKVVSKHGERFLDAPAILELLLELQSALLSHLDDEERVLFSSSKVNLSSEQIRSIVAAHETEHEEVGRKLQRLRAITSDFTPPEGACTTHRSAYTTMRAFYEDTMQHVYLENAVLFPQMLEQISPTSTTHH, encoded by the coding sequence ATGGTCACCATACAATCACCTATCTCTGAGATCCTTCGGGACTCCCCCAAGTCTGTTGGAGTATTCCATAGGCTCGGGATCGACTATTGCTGCGGAGGAAAGACCCCTCTAAACGAGGCTTGTCAGGACCGAGGCATCGATGCTTCAGATGTCCTACGAGAGGTTCTCAGTATCACCGATGGAGAGGCATTTGGGAATCTCCATGCGGACCTCTGGTCTACGGACTTCCTCGTTTCCTTCATCGTGGCAAATCACCACAGCTTCCTCCGAACCGTTCTTCCACTTGCCATCGGACAAATGTCTAAGGTGGTTTCCAAACACGGCGAACGATTCCTGGATGCTCCTGCGATCCTTGAACTGCTGCTTGAATTGCAATCCGCTCTGCTTTCACATTTGGATGATGAAGAACGAGTTCTCTTCTCCTCGTCCAAAGTCAATCTATCCTCGGAGCAGATCCGATCGATCGTGGCCGCCCATGAAACAGAACACGAAGAGGTGGGTAGAAAACTCCAACGTCTTCGTGCTATCACCAGCGATTTCACTCCTCCTGAAGGTGCCTGCACAACTCATCGTTCGGCTTACACCACCATGCGTGCCTTCTACGAAGACACAATGCAACATGTCTACCTCGAAAATGCAGTGCTGTTCCCTCAGATGCTTGAGCAGATCTCTCCAACCTCAACAACCCACCATTAA
- a CDS encoding ABC transporter permease subunit produces the protein MRTTSLLLKYVVRDVMRSKWLGLYLIFFAAVTEGLLFFTAGEAKTVVGLMNVVLLLIPLAAAVFGTLHVHHNRDFVELMLTQPVSRNAIYVALYLGVSLPFLIAFVVGIGVPAAVHGVLLTAPILTLLATGCALTMVFFAIAYLIGVVVQDKAAAMGVAFISWLSFAVLYDGVILVLTVLFADYPLEKATIAMVVCNPIDLARIIVMLTFDYAALMGYTGAVFQEFFGTATGVVISSCSLIVWTLLPVFIGRRAFGRKDW, from the coding sequence ATGAGAACCACCTCACTCCTCCTGAAATACGTCGTGCGCGACGTGATGCGCAGCAAATGGCTTGGACTCTATCTGATCTTCTTTGCAGCAGTGACCGAGGGACTTCTGTTCTTCACTGCCGGCGAGGCAAAGACCGTTGTTGGGCTGATGAACGTTGTGCTTTTGCTCATACCGCTCGCAGCTGCAGTGTTCGGTACACTTCACGTACACCACAATCGGGACTTTGTAGAGCTCATGCTTACGCAACCCGTCTCTCGCAACGCCATCTACGTTGCTCTCTACCTCGGTGTAAGTCTACCGTTCCTCATTGCATTTGTTGTCGGCATTGGCGTACCAGCTGCCGTGCATGGCGTGTTGCTTACCGCACCCATCCTTACCCTGCTTGCTACCGGTTGCGCCCTGACCATGGTCTTCTTTGCCATCGCCTACCTCATCGGCGTGGTTGTTCAGGACAAGGCAGCCGCGATGGGTGTAGCATTCATCTCCTGGCTTTCATTTGCCGTGCTCTACGATGGTGTGATCCTTGTTCTGACAGTCCTGTTCGCCGACTACCCTCTCGAAAAGGCCACCATTGCCATGGTTGTCTGCAACCCCATCGACCTTGCTCGCATCATTGTGATGCTCACATTTGACTATGCCGCGCTCATGGGCTATACGGGGGCTGTGTTTCAAGAATTCTTCGGCACAGCAACCGGTGTAGTTATCTCCTCCTGTTCACTCATTGTCTGGACGCTTCTTCCGGTCTTCATTGGCCGTAGAGCATTCGGGCGTAAAGACTGGTGA
- a CDS encoding Rrf2 family transcriptional regulator encodes MLSKSSTYAIQALAYLASKGTETEYTPISEIAEAMSIPYHFLKKIMAELAQKGLLHSQRSAKGGVGLSKEAKSIALVDIIVALDGPALFNECLLGLPGCGEKTPCAMHNAWATERTRLRLMFSSTTLADIASRVQTKGFRIS; translated from the coding sequence ATGCTCTCCAAGTCCTCAACATATGCCATCCAGGCACTTGCCTATCTGGCTTCCAAGGGGACAGAGACGGAATACACGCCGATCTCTGAGATCGCAGAAGCAATGTCCATCCCCTACCACTTCCTTAAGAAGATCATGGCGGAGCTTGCTCAGAAGGGGCTCCTCCACTCACAACGAAGTGCTAAGGGTGGAGTTGGACTGAGCAAGGAAGCTAAATCGATCGCGTTGGTAGACATCATCGTGGCGTTAGATGGTCCGGCGCTCTTTAATGAGTGCCTCCTCGGACTCCCTGGCTGCGGAGAAAAGACACCCTGTGCCATGCATAACGCTTGGGCAACTGAACGTACCCGCCTACGACTCATGTTTTCATCCACCACATTGGCCGATATCGCTAGCCGCGTCCAAACAAAGGGATTCAGGATTTCCTGA
- a CDS encoding ABC transporter ATP-binding protein has product MIRIDHLQKSFRSLRVIKDLTTTLPSGSVTAVIGPNGSGKTTLMKSIVGLVQPDSGSIEVDGTTTINNPSSRMHIGYMSQVARYPENLTPTDLIQMVRGVRTGLTTDIADELIADMQLEDHMKKPMRALSGGTRQKVGAVIAFMFRPTTLLLDEPTAGLDPVVTERLKERISSLRDGGTTILITSHVLSEIQELADRIIYLHEGLVMFDGAVGELLAQTGHTSLSKSVASIMSRELGGVQ; this is encoded by the coding sequence ATGATCCGAATCGACCATCTTCAGAAGTCCTTTCGATCGCTGCGAGTGATCAAGGATCTCACAACAACCCTTCCGTCCGGGAGTGTAACAGCCGTCATTGGTCCAAATGGCAGCGGGAAAACGACACTCATGAAGAGCATCGTTGGTCTCGTTCAGCCAGACTCCGGATCGATCGAAGTTGACGGCACAACCACTATCAACAACCCATCAAGCCGAATGCACATCGGTTATATGTCACAGGTGGCACGGTATCCGGAGAACCTCACACCAACGGATCTGATCCAAATGGTAAGGGGCGTGCGGACCGGACTCACCACTGACATTGCAGATGAGCTCATTGCCGACATGCAACTCGAAGACCACATGAAGAAGCCGATGCGCGCCTTGAGCGGTGGAACCCGTCAAAAGGTGGGAGCTGTGATAGCGTTCATGTTCCGTCCAACAACATTGCTTCTCGACGAACCAACGGCCGGACTCGATCCAGTGGTGACGGAGCGGTTGAAAGAACGGATCTCCTCACTCCGTGACGGCGGAACAACGATCCTGATCACGTCGCATGTGTTGTCAGAGATCCAAGAACTCGCAGACCGCATCATCTACCTTCACGAAGGTCTTGTGATGTTCGATGGGGCTGTTGGGGAACTCTTAGCCCAGACCGGACACACATCTCTTTCGAAGTCTGTGGCATCAATTATGTCGAGAGAATTGGGAGGTGTGCAATGA
- a CDS encoding TonB-dependent receptor — protein sequence MWYRTTISALFILSSATAYAQDSVRTVIVREVVVEADPLLRTWRLDRPISTSSSVDDLMRLGGLTLIQRANGFAGEASMLGLRGGQMNTSIDGMKIHAACVDKMDPSTAYVEIDNLSTLDVSSDATDLRYGQNLGGSVNFTLKQPTLNSPVRSVIDLSGESNASMRRLRADLSGGTPDLALRAGYTLRSADDLRSGDGSTISLSGFTKHNIQVGGLWQAAKHDAITATFIADLATDVGYPSLIMDTRRAQALIGAVAWRSTWSPSVTTSAKLYANAVDHTMDDYDRPLSEIENRDFMPNMYMPMAGTTNVYGLLAEGAYTEMSNVVKVVLDATYLAATATMQMIPLDTSVSTMNMTNIGDARIGTIGTSASWEHLVSEDLTIRTGVRVDVSTRTLQDQSFRSVLGGYYPGVDLDQIAGAISVNAAVYYTLAEDVQVWSVLARSERMPTHLEMYGFWLYDPQANIVTIGRPDLANERAWSIDVGTSYRTEDLRASVSAWVRRIDNYIAPVPTQDTAASGQPPTRYMGSIGTADLTGFDASATIRVLPWWSMQASVRGIWGVGVTIDDPLPLIAPIQASIRAVVGERVLQGEVAVYASAAQKRISRSILPEDATASWARADVLIAWRPITELRIQASCTNVLDTFYHEHTSINNMPSRGRSFNLGVRAEL from the coding sequence ATGTGGTACCGGACGACCATATCCGCTCTCTTCATTCTGTCATCTGCAACAGCTTATGCACAGGATTCTGTTCGCACCGTGATCGTGCGCGAAGTAGTGGTCGAGGCAGATCCTCTTTTGAGAACATGGCGTTTGGATCGCCCCATATCTACGTCGAGTTCTGTTGATGACCTCATGCGTCTAGGTGGGCTCACCCTCATTCAACGCGCGAACGGGTTTGCGGGCGAAGCCTCCATGTTAGGTCTCCGCGGTGGTCAGATGAATACATCCATCGATGGAATGAAGATCCATGCTGCCTGCGTGGATAAGATGGATCCGTCAACCGCTTATGTTGAGATCGACAATCTCTCCACTCTGGATGTCTCGTCGGACGCAACGGATCTGCGTTACGGCCAGAACCTCGGTGGCTCTGTGAACTTCACACTCAAACAGCCAACACTGAACTCCCCGGTTCGATCAGTGATCGATCTATCCGGTGAGTCCAATGCCTCCATGCGGAGGTTGCGGGCCGATCTCTCGGGAGGAACACCGGATCTAGCGCTTCGTGCCGGGTATACGCTTCGATCGGCCGACGATTTGCGTTCCGGCGACGGGTCTACGATCTCTCTCTCTGGATTCACCAAGCACAATATTCAGGTAGGGGGCTTGTGGCAGGCCGCAAAGCATGACGCCATCACAGCCACGTTCATCGCGGATCTTGCCACGGACGTTGGATATCCGTCGCTGATCATGGACACGCGTAGAGCACAAGCGCTTATCGGTGCCGTTGCATGGCGATCTACGTGGTCGCCGTCGGTCACTACTTCAGCGAAGCTCTACGCCAATGCGGTTGACCATACGATGGACGATTATGACCGTCCCCTCTCTGAGATCGAAAACCGCGACTTCATGCCCAACATGTACATGCCAATGGCGGGCACAACCAACGTCTATGGTCTGCTGGCCGAAGGAGCGTACACGGAGATGTCCAACGTTGTGAAAGTAGTTCTTGACGCTACGTATCTGGCTGCAACGGCAACGATGCAGATGATCCCGTTGGATACATCGGTGTCAACAATGAACATGACAAACATCGGTGACGCACGGATCGGAACGATCGGAACGAGCGCATCATGGGAGCATCTCGTGAGCGAAGATCTTACTATCCGAACCGGTGTTCGCGTAGACGTTTCCACACGGACATTACAAGATCAAAGTTTCCGAAGTGTTCTTGGCGGTTATTATCCGGGCGTCGACCTCGATCAGATCGCCGGCGCCATCTCCGTCAATGCCGCCGTGTATTACACCCTAGCAGAAGACGTGCAAGTTTGGTCTGTGCTGGCACGCAGCGAACGTATGCCTACGCACCTCGAGATGTATGGCTTCTGGCTCTACGATCCGCAGGCGAACATCGTAACAATCGGTCGTCCGGATCTCGCTAACGAACGTGCATGGTCTATCGATGTTGGGACCTCATATCGTACCGAAGACCTCCGTGCTTCTGTATCGGCATGGGTTCGACGGATCGACAACTATATCGCTCCAGTACCAACACAAGACACGGCCGCGTCTGGTCAGCCCCCTACCCGTTATATGGGTAGTATCGGCACAGCAGACCTCACAGGCTTTGACGCGAGTGCCACCATTCGCGTACTTCCATGGTGGAGTATGCAGGCATCGGTACGAGGTATCTGGGGTGTTGGTGTTACGATCGATGATCCACTTCCTCTTATAGCACCCATCCAGGCATCGATCCGGGCAGTTGTTGGTGAACGTGTACTGCAAGGTGAAGTGGCGGTCTATGCATCCGCTGCCCAGAAACGCATATCACGCTCGATCCTGCCGGAGGATGCTACTGCTTCTTGGGCACGAGCAGATGTCTTGATCGCATGGAGACCTATCACCGAACTACGGATCCAAGCATCGTGCACGAACGTTCTCGACACGTTCTATCACGAGCACACCAGCATTAACAACATGCCATCTCGCGGACGTTCATTCAATCTTGGCGTCCGAGCTGAACTATGA
- the nosZ gene encoding Sec-dependent nitrous-oxide reductase, translated as MLVAALSLVSCSKDEGPSGGALSGDAASRVYVAPGQKDEFYSFVSGGFSGQLAVYGIPSGRLFRVIPVFSVDPEKGWGFTEETKPMLNTSHGFVPWDDAHHPDMSQTSGVADGKWVFINGNNTPRIARIDLTDFRTKEILEIPNSAGNHSSPFSTENSEYVVSGTRFSVPIPQEDISITQYSEKFRGALTFVKVDKTSGQMDIDFQLLVPGFDYDLARAGKGPSHDWMFMSCYNTEQANTMKEINASQNDKDFIIAINWKKCAELAAQGKGTMMNVDYAHNVYNDATHSATSTIKKQIRILTTADIKGALYYMPTPKSPHGCDVDPSGELIVGGGKLATVIPVMSFSKMLKAIESGKFDKEIDGIPVLNYKDCLAGEVVRPGLGPLHTEFDGKGYAYTSMFVSSEIVKWSLKDFKVVDRVPTYYSIGHLNIPGGNSTKPWGKYVIAYNKITKDRYLPTGPELTQSAQLFDISGDKMKLLLDFPTIGEPHYAVACPADLIMKNSRKMYQLKENKHPHATLKEADTKVVRSGNEVHVYMTSIRSHFSPDNIEGVKVGDKVYWHVTNLEQDWDVPHGFAVIGANNSELLIMPGETCTMLWEPKRAGVFPFYCTDFCSALHQEMQGYVRVSNGGSGQVSWNKK; from the coding sequence ATGCTCGTGGCCGCACTATCACTCGTCTCGTGTTCCAAGGACGAAGGCCCGTCCGGTGGCGCACTCTCTGGAGATGCTGCTTCGCGCGTCTACGTAGCACCGGGACAAAAGGACGAATTCTACAGTTTCGTTTCCGGTGGCTTTAGCGGTCAATTGGCTGTCTATGGCATACCAAGCGGCAGACTCTTCCGCGTGATCCCTGTCTTCTCCGTAGATCCGGAAAAGGGATGGGGCTTTACAGAAGAGACCAAGCCGATGCTCAATACATCACACGGATTCGTACCGTGGGATGACGCTCACCACCCTGACATGTCGCAAACAAGCGGCGTTGCAGACGGTAAGTGGGTGTTCATCAACGGAAACAATACGCCCCGTATCGCCCGCATTGACCTTACAGATTTCCGTACGAAGGAGATCTTAGAGATCCCGAACAGTGCCGGCAATCACTCCTCGCCGTTCTCAACCGAGAACTCAGAGTATGTAGTGTCCGGTACGCGTTTCTCGGTTCCGATCCCACAGGAAGACATCTCCATCACACAGTACTCGGAGAAGTTCCGCGGTGCTCTCACGTTTGTGAAGGTTGATAAAACATCCGGTCAGATGGATATCGACTTCCAGCTGCTCGTTCCTGGATTTGACTACGACCTTGCACGTGCAGGTAAGGGCCCATCGCATGATTGGATGTTCATGTCGTGCTACAACACAGAGCAAGCCAACACGATGAAGGAGATCAACGCTTCGCAGAACGACAAAGACTTCATCATTGCGATCAACTGGAAGAAGTGTGCGGAACTTGCTGCGCAAGGCAAGGGCACGATGATGAACGTAGACTATGCGCACAATGTCTACAATGATGCCACACACTCCGCAACGTCTACCATCAAGAAGCAGATCCGCATCCTCACAACAGCAGATATCAAGGGTGCCCTCTACTACATGCCAACACCGAAGTCGCCACACGGTTGTGATGTTGATCCTTCCGGCGAGCTCATTGTTGGAGGTGGCAAGCTTGCAACGGTTATTCCTGTTATGTCGTTCAGCAAGATGTTGAAGGCTATCGAAAGCGGAAAATTCGACAAAGAGATCGACGGCATTCCCGTATTGAACTACAAGGACTGTCTTGCAGGTGAAGTTGTGCGTCCGGGCCTTGGACCTCTGCATACAGAGTTCGATGGAAAAGGTTATGCGTACACATCGATGTTTGTTTCGTCAGAGATCGTTAAGTGGTCACTCAAGGACTTCAAGGTCGTAGATCGCGTACCAACGTACTACTCAATCGGTCACCTCAACATCCCAGGTGGCAACTCAACCAAGCCCTGGGGTAAGTATGTGATCGCCTACAACAAGATCACAAAGGACCGCTACCTCCCTACAGGTCCGGAGCTCACGCAGTCTGCACAGCTCTTTGACATCTCGGGTGATAAGATGAAACTTCTTCTCGACTTCCCAACGATCGGTGAACCGCACTATGCTGTTGCATGCCCGGCAGACCTGATCATGAAGAACTCTCGCAAGATGTATCAGCTCAAGGAGAACAAACACCCCCATGCAACGCTGAAGGAAGCAGACACAAAGGTTGTTCGCAGTGGAAATGAAGTACACGTCTACATGACCTCTATCCGTTCACACTTCTCTCCTGACAATATCGAAGGTGTGAAGGTTGGCGACAAGGTCTACTGGCACGTAACCAACCTTGAACAAGACTGGGACGTTCCGCACGGTTTTGCTGTGATAGGTGCAAACAACTCCGAACTCCTCATCATGCCGGGCGAAACCTGTACGATGCTGTGGGAACCAAAACGCGCCGGCGTCTTCCCATTCTATTGCACGGACTTCTGTTCTGCACTTCACCAAGAGATGCAAGGGTACGTACGCGTATCCAACGGCGGTAGCGGCCAAGTATCGTGGAACAAGAAGTAA
- a CDS encoding FixH family protein — protein MTILKLLIISLTAITLVSCSTTTEPVPPPTVERLLINSSSDLGYTMEIYADAAVDVGYNPLYVRVKHDGKTLNDVHMVVVPDMDMGMMHHSCPVEQPESAVSDKDGFYHCAVIFTMPSTTAWKVGITIHDHEADTTITVHVPISVATSGNVKTIKDASNVKYVLTLLNSPWKVGMNDVTVSAYRTVDGFDYTPVDNASMKLEPTMPSMGHGSMGNIDPVSTGNSWYTGKVNLTMTGDWQYALTMTTADSQTISTAFQVVAK, from the coding sequence ATGACTATCCTCAAGCTTCTCATTATCTCGTTGACCGCCATCACCCTTGTGAGTTGCAGTACCACGACGGAACCGGTGCCGCCCCCAACTGTTGAGAGGTTGCTCATCAACAGTTCTTCCGACCTAGGATACACAATGGAGATCTATGCTGATGCTGCAGTTGATGTTGGATACAATCCACTCTACGTTCGCGTGAAGCATGACGGCAAGACCCTGAACGACGTCCACATGGTGGTCGTGCCAGATATGGACATGGGTATGATGCACCATAGCTGTCCTGTTGAACAGCCGGAGTCCGCAGTGTCCGACAAAGACGGTTTCTATCATTGTGCTGTGATCTTTACAATGCCTAGCACCACGGCGTGGAAAGTTGGCATTACCATTCATGATCACGAGGCCGACACAACCATCACTGTACACGTACCAATTTCTGTGGCTACGTCCGGCAATGTAAAGACCATTAAAGACGCCTCCAACGTGAAGTACGTTCTCACACTTCTCAACTCTCCATGGAAAGTTGGAATGAATGACGTGACGGTCAGTGCCTATCGTACGGTTGATGGATTTGATTACACACCTGTAGACAACGCATCCATGAAACTCGAACCAACAATGCCTTCCATGGGGCACGGATCAATGGGAAACATCGACCCGGTTTCCACTGGCAACAGTTGGTATACTGGTAAGGTCAATCTCACGATGACAGGAGACTGGCAATACGCTTTGACCATGACCACCGCAGACTCTCAGACTATCTCAACCGCATTCCAAGTTGTCGCCAAATAA